From the genome of Haloterrigena sp. KLK7, one region includes:
- a CDS encoding ABC transporter ATP-binding protein, which produces MAETQLDDVRKVFTEDDGNEIVAVNDVSIDIEDGEFLVLVGPSGCGKSTTLRMIAGLESITDGEIRLDDRVINDLPAKERNIAMVFQSYALYPHMTVRENMAFGLEESTDLSDDEIATRVEETAEMMGIDPLLDRKPEELSGGQQQRVALGRAIVREPAVFLMDEPLSNLDAKLRAQMRTELQQLQEQLETTTVYVTHDQTEAMTMGDRIAILNDGKLQQVGTPLECYHEPANAFVADFIGEPAMNFFDVTRRSADGDGAVLVGENLEYTVSSDIVTAIGDRSELVLGVRPEDIEIEHSEGEPRREDGHTVPATVTVVEPTGDENIVYLDFGEDGSETAIVTIDGMSRIEAGDRVVAHIPEDAIHVFDAKTDEALHNRRVESSEPRAPNI; this is translated from the coding sequence ATGGCAGAAACCCAACTCGACGACGTACGAAAAGTATTCACGGAAGACGACGGCAACGAGATCGTCGCCGTCAACGACGTATCGATCGACATCGAGGACGGGGAGTTCCTCGTTCTCGTCGGCCCCTCGGGCTGTGGCAAGTCGACGACGCTGCGGATGATCGCGGGACTCGAGTCGATCACGGACGGCGAGATCCGCCTCGACGACCGAGTGATCAACGACCTGCCGGCGAAAGAACGGAACATCGCGATGGTGTTCCAGTCCTACGCGCTGTACCCGCACATGACCGTGCGGGAGAACATGGCGTTCGGGCTCGAGGAGTCCACCGACCTCTCGGACGACGAGATCGCCACGCGAGTCGAAGAGACCGCCGAGATGATGGGCATCGATCCCCTGCTGGACCGAAAGCCCGAGGAGCTCTCGGGCGGCCAGCAACAGCGGGTCGCGCTCGGTCGAGCGATCGTCCGGGAGCCGGCCGTGTTCCTGATGGACGAGCCCCTCTCGAACTTAGACGCCAAGCTCCGCGCGCAGATGCGGACCGAGCTCCAGCAGCTCCAGGAGCAACTCGAGACGACGACGGTCTACGTCACGCACGATCAGACGGAGGCGATGACGATGGGCGACCGGATCGCCATCCTCAACGACGGCAAACTGCAGCAGGTCGGCACGCCCCTCGAGTGCTATCACGAACCCGCGAACGCGTTCGTCGCGGACTTCATCGGCGAGCCGGCGATGAACTTCTTCGACGTCACGCGCCGCAGCGCGGACGGCGACGGAGCCGTCCTCGTCGGCGAGAACCTCGAGTACACCGTCTCGTCGGACATCGTGACGGCGATCGGCGATCGGAGCGAGCTCGTCCTCGGAGTCCGTCCGGAGGACATCGAGATCGAACACAGCGAGGGCGAGCCCCGGCGCGAGGACGGCCACACCGTCCCCGCGACGGTCACTGTCGTCGAACCGACCGGCGACGAGAACATCGTCTACCTCGACTTCGGTGAGGACGGAAGCGAGACGGCCATCGTGACGATCGACGGGATGAGCCGGATCGAAGCCGGCGACCGCGTGGTCGCGCACATTCCCGAGGACGCGATTCACGTCTTCGACGCGAAGACCGACGAGGCGCTCCACAACCGCCGCGTCGAGAGCAGCGAGCCCCGAGCGCCGAACATCTGA